A genomic stretch from Lathyrus oleraceus cultivar Zhongwan6 chromosome 2, CAAS_Psat_ZW6_1.0, whole genome shotgun sequence includes:
- the LOC127120744 gene encoding AT-hook motif nuclear-localized protein 5 — MDEREAMAFSDGSGSYYMHRGGGVGGVFQQTPSGFRALPSNAHGGSDGSTYSVEPQHDSFSRGGVSNSIGSSPGALVPYSGEQSVKKKRGRPRKYGPDVPVSLRLSSPMPATDNSTSPSEKRPRGRPRGSGRKQQLAALGEWMNNSAGQAFSPHVITIGVQEDIVAKLLAFSQHRQRALCIMSGTGTVSSVTLRQPASTTISVAFEGRFQILCLSGSYLVAEDGGPQNRTGGISVSLSSPDGHVIGGGVARLVAASPVQVVVCSFVYGGSKAKTTKQGDGSEPQSSDQLASPGSEPSNQNYTASGTGTMWLGSRPGDVKSEHPHTGIDLMHG, encoded by the exons ATGGATGAAAGAGAAGCTATGGCATTCTCTGATGGGTCTGGTTCATATTATATGCATAGAGGAGGAGGGGTTGGTGGAGTGTTCCAACAAACTCCTTCTGGGTTTAGAGCTTTGCCTAGTAATGCTCATGGTGGTTCTGATGGTTCTACATATTCAGTGGAGCCTCAGCATGATAGTTTTAGTCGCGGTGGTGTTAGTAACAGCATAGGTTCATCTCCTGGTGCTTTAGTGCCTTATTCAGGAGAGCAGTCTGTGAAAAAGAAAAGAGGGAGACCTAGGAAGTATGGTCCTGATGTACCTGTTTCTTTGAGACTCTCTTCTCCTATGCCGGCCACTGACAATTCCACATCTCCTTCGGAGAAACGGCCGAGAGGACGTCCACGCGGAAGTGGAAGGAAACAACAACTAGCTGCTCTAG GCGAATGGATGAACAACTCTGCCGGCCAGGCTTTTTCACCACATGTTATCACCATTGGAGTTCAGGAG GACATTGTAGCAAAGTTACTGGCATTTTCACAACACAGACAACGTGCTTTATGCATCATGTCGGGAACCGGGACTGTATCTTCAGTCACTCTGCGCCAGCCTGCTTCTACGACTATCAGCGTTGCATTTGAG GGGCGATTCCAAATATTATGCTTATCTGGCTCTTACTTGGTTGCTGAAGACGGTGGACCTCAAAATAGAACTGGTGGCATTAGTGTTTCCCTTTCTAGTCCGGACGGTCATGTTATTGGCGGCGGTGTTGCGAGGCTTGTTGCTGCAAGCCCTGTCCAG GTGGTTGTTTGCAGTTTCGTATACGGCGGCTCTAAGGCGAAGACAACAAAGCAAGGGGATGGGTCTGAGCCTCAGAGTAGTGACCAGTTAGCTTCTCCAGGAAGTGAACCATCTAATCAAAACTATACAGCTTCTGGAACAGGAACAATGTGGCTTGGATCGAGGCCAGGTGATGTGAAAAGTGAACATCCACACACTGGTATTGACTTGATGCATGGGTGA